Proteins found in one Canis lupus baileyi chromosome 26, mCanLup2.hap1, whole genome shotgun sequence genomic segment:
- the CENPB gene encoding major centromere autoantigen B, protein MGPKRRQLTFREKSRIIQEVEENPDLRKGEIARRFNIPPSTLSTILKNKRAILASERKYGVASTCRKTNKLSPYDKLEGLLIAWFQQIRAAGLPVKGIILKEKALRIAEELGMDDFTASNGWLDRFRRRHGVVSCSGVARARSRSAAPRPPAAPASPPAVPSEGGGGGSTGWRAREEQPPSVAEGYASQDVFSAIETSLWYDFLPDQAAGLCGSDGRARRATQRLSVLLCANADGSEKLPPLVAGKSAKPRAGQAGLPCDYTANSKGGVTTQALAKYLKALDTRMAAESRRVLLLAGRLAAQSLDTSGLRHVQLAFFPPGTVQPLERGVVQQVKGHYRQAMLLKAMAALEGQDRSGLQLGLMEALHFVAAAWQAVEPSDIAACFREAGFGGGPNATITTALKSEGEEEEEEEEEEEEEEEEEEEGEGEEEEEEEEGEEEEGGEGEELGEEEEVEEEGDVDDSDEEEEEEEEESSSEGLEAEDWAQGVVEAGGSFGGYGAQEEAQCPTLHFLEGEEDSESDSEEEEEEEEDEEDEDDEDEEEDGDEVPVPSFGEAMAYFAMVKRYLTSFPIDDRVQSHILHLEHDLVHVTRKNHARQAGVRGLGHQS, encoded by the coding sequence ATGGGCCCCAAGCGGCGGCAGCTGACGTTCCGGGAGAAGTCGCGGATCATCCAGGAGGTGGAGGAGAACCCGGACCTGCGCAAGGGCGAGATCGCGCGGCGCTTCAACATCCCGCCGTCCACGCTGAGCACCATCCTGAAGAACAAGCGCGCCATCCTGGCGTCGGAGCGCAAGTACGGGGTGGCCTCCACCTGCCGCAAGACCAACAAGCTGTCCCCCTACGACAAGCTTGAGGGGCTGCTCATCGCCTGGTTTCAGCAGATCCGCGCCGCTGGCCTACCCGTCAAGGGCATCATCCTCAAGGAGAAGGCGTTGCGTATAGCCGAGGAGCTGGGCATGGACGACTTCACCGCCTCCAACGGTTGGCTGGACCGCTTCCGCCGGCGCCACGGGGTGGTGTCCTGCAGCGGTGTGGCCCGCGCTCGGTCGCGCAGTgctgccccccggcccccggcggcCCCCGCCAGCCCGCCTGCGGTGCCTTCGGAGGGCGGTGGCGGAGGTTCGACGGGCTGGCGCGCTCGGGAGGAGCAGCCGCCGTCGGTGGCCGAGGGCTACGCCTCCCAGGACGTGTTCAGCGCCATCGAGACCAGCCTATGGTACGACTTCCTGCCCGACCAGGCTGCGGGGCTGTGCGGCAGCGACGGCCGGGCGCGCAGGGCCACCCAGCGCCTGAGTGTCCTGCTGTGCGCCAACGCAGACGGCAGCGAGAAGCTGCCCCCGCTGGTGGCCGGCAAGTCGGCCAAGCCCCGTGCAGGCCAAGCTGGCCTGCCCTGCGACTACACGGCCAACTCTAAGGGTGGTGTTACCACCCAGGCCCTGGCCAAGTACCTGAAGGCCCTGGACACTCGCATGGCTGCAGAGTCTCGCCGAGTCCTGCTGCTGGCTGGCCGCCTGGCTGCCCAGTCCCTGGATACCTCGGGCCTGCGGCACGTACAGCTGGCTTTCTTCCCTCCGGGCACCGTGCAGCCGCTGGAGCGGGGAGTGGTCCAACAGGTGAAGGGCCACTACCGCCAGGCTATGCTCCTCAAGGCCATGGCCGCACTAGAGGGCCAGGATCGCTCGGGCCTGCAGCTAGGTTTGATGGAGGCCCTGCACTTTGTGGCTGCTGCCTGGCAGGCAGTGGAGCCTTCGGACATAGCTGCCTGCTTCCGTGAGGCTGGCTTCGGGGGTGGCCCAaatgccaccatcaccactgccCTCAAGAgtgagggggaggaagaggaggaggaggaagaggaggaagaagaagaggaggaagaggaggaggagggtgaaggggaggaggaggaggaggaagaagaaggcgaggaggaggaagggggggaaggagaggagttgggggaggaagaggaggtggaagaggagggtGATGTTGATGACagtgatgaagaggaggaggaagaggaggaagagagctCCTCTGAGGGGTTGGAGGCCGAGGACTGGGCCCAGGGGGTAGTGGAAGCCGGTGGCAGCTTTGGGGGCTACGGTGCCCAGGAGGAGGCCCAGTGCCCAACCCTCCATTTCCTGGAGGGTGAAGAGGACTCAGAGTCTGacagtgaggaagaggaggaagaggaggaggatgaggaggatgaagatgatgaagatgaggaggaggatggtgATGAGGTGCCTGTTCCTAGCTTTGGGGAGGCCATGGCTTACTTTGCTATGGTCAAGAGGTACCTTACTTCCTTCCCCATCGACGACCGAGTGCAGAGCCACATCCTTCACTTGGAACACGATCTGGTCCACGTGACCAGAAAGAACCACGCCAGACAGGCGGGAGTTCGGGGTCTTGGACATCAGAGTTGA
- the SPEF1 gene encoding sperm flagellar protein 1 isoform X2, with translation MAGSVDEEALHQLYLWVDNIPLSRPKRNLSRDFSDGVLVAEVIKFYFPKMVEMHNYVPANSLQQKLSNWGHLNRKVLNKLNFSVPEDVMRKIAQCAPGVVELVLIPLRQRLEERQRRRKQGTSSLQELAPQDGTGYMDVGLSRKAGGEGALDPQGGGQLREGRLPGPRPPGYSQAVQGDPSFVLQIAEKEQELLASQETVQVLQMKVRRLEHLLQLKNVRIDDLSRRLQQAELRRMDRFPEPRSHVQRPGMLPKAAPSPRGSILMLPALGLERQCSRWVHTPRNRSKPSSEDSVVSIQASSLCSGLCRKLPQAAEGDPCPSRALTWDPDGGWGTQQLERKG, from the exons ATGGCGGGCAGCGTGGACGAGGAGGCGTTGCACCAGCTGTACCTGTGGGTAGACAACATACCTCTGTCCCGGCCCAAGCGAAATCTCTCCAGGGATTTCAGTGATGGAG TCCTGGTCGCAGAAGTCATCAAGTTTTACTTCCCCAAGATGGTGGAGATGCACAATTATGTCCCTGCCAACTCTCTCCAACAGAAGCTCAGCAACTGGGGTCACCTAAACAG GAAAGTGCTGAACAAACTGAACTTCTCGGTACCAGAGGATGTGATGCGCAAGATCGCTCAATGCGCGCCGGGCGTGGTGGAGCTAGTACTGATTCCGCTGAGGCAGCGCCTGGAGGAACGCCAGAGGCGCAGGAAGCAGGGCACCAGCTCCTTACAG GAGCTGGCTCCCCAGGATGGCACTGGCTACATGGATGTGG GTTTGTCCCGGAAGGCCGGAGGGGAAGGTGCCCTGGACCCCCAGGGAGGGGGCCAGCTCAG GGAGGGCCGGTTGCCAGGGCCTCGGCCTCCAGGATATAGCCAGGCAGTGCAGGGCGACCCAAGCTTCGTCCTCCAGATCGCCGAAAAAGAGCAGGAGCTGTTGGCCTCTCAGGAGACTGTGCAG GTCCTGCAGATGAAGGTGAGGCGCTTGGAGCACTTGCTCCAGCTGAAGAACGTGCGCATCGACGACCTCTCGCGGCGGCTCCAGCAGGCAGAGC TCAGGAGAATGGACCGCTTTCCAGAACCCAGGAGCCACGTGCAGAGACCTGGCATGCTCCCCAAAGCAGCGCCCAGCCCCAGGGGCTCCATCTTGAtgctccctgctctgggccttGAGAGGCAGTGCTCCCGCTGGGTCCACACTCCTAGAAACAGGTCCAAGCCCAGCTCTGAGGACAGCGTTGTCTCCATCCAGGCTAGTTCTCTGTGCTCTGGGCTGTGCAGGAAGCTGCCCCAGGCAGCTGAGGGAGACCCTTGCCCCTCTCGGGCACTCACCTGGGACCCAGATGGAGGCTGGGGAACACAGCAGCTGGAGAGGAAAGGATGA
- the SPEF1 gene encoding sperm flagellar protein 1 isoform X3 produces the protein MAGSVDEEALHQLYLWVDNIPLSRPKRNLSRDFSDGVLVAEVIKFYFPKMVEMHNYVPANSLQQKLSNWGHLNRKVLNKLNFSVPEDVMRKIAQCAPGVVELVLIPLRQRLEERQRRRKQGTSSLQELAPQDGTGYMDVGLSRKAGGEGALDPQGGGQLREGRLPGPRPPGYSQAVQGDPSFVLQIAEKEQELLASQETVQVLQMKVRRLEHLLQLKNVRIDDLSRRLQQAERKQRQENGPLSRTQEPRAETWHAPQSSAQPQGLHLDAPCSGP, from the exons ATGGCGGGCAGCGTGGACGAGGAGGCGTTGCACCAGCTGTACCTGTGGGTAGACAACATACCTCTGTCCCGGCCCAAGCGAAATCTCTCCAGGGATTTCAGTGATGGAG TCCTGGTCGCAGAAGTCATCAAGTTTTACTTCCCCAAGATGGTGGAGATGCACAATTATGTCCCTGCCAACTCTCTCCAACAGAAGCTCAGCAACTGGGGTCACCTAAACAG GAAAGTGCTGAACAAACTGAACTTCTCGGTACCAGAGGATGTGATGCGCAAGATCGCTCAATGCGCGCCGGGCGTGGTGGAGCTAGTACTGATTCCGCTGAGGCAGCGCCTGGAGGAACGCCAGAGGCGCAGGAAGCAGGGCACCAGCTCCTTACAG GAGCTGGCTCCCCAGGATGGCACTGGCTACATGGATGTGG GTTTGTCCCGGAAGGCCGGAGGGGAAGGTGCCCTGGACCCCCAGGGAGGGGGCCAGCTCAG GGAGGGCCGGTTGCCAGGGCCTCGGCCTCCAGGATATAGCCAGGCAGTGCAGGGCGACCCAAGCTTCGTCCTCCAGATCGCCGAAAAAGAGCAGGAGCTGTTGGCCTCTCAGGAGACTGTGCAG GTCCTGCAGATGAAGGTGAGGCGCTTGGAGCACTTGCTCCAGCTGAAGAACGTGCGCATCGACGACCTCTCGCGGCGGCTCCAGCAGGCAGAGCGTAAGCAGCG TCAGGAGAATGGACCGCTTTCCAGAACCCAGGAGCCACGTGCAGAGACCTGGCATGCTCCCCAAAGCAGCGCCCAGCCCCAGGGGCTCCATCTTGAtgctccctgctctgggccttGA
- the SPEF1 gene encoding sperm flagellar protein 1 isoform X4, with the protein MAGSVDEEALHQLYLWVDNIPLSRPKRNLSRDFSDGVLVAEVIKFYFPKMVEMHNYVPANSLQQKLSNWGHLNRKVLNKLNFSVPEDVMRKIAQCAPGVVELVLIPLRQRLEERQRRRKQGTSSLQELAPQDGTGYMDVGLSRKAGGEGALDPQGGGQLREGRLPGPRPPGYSQAVQGDPSFVLQIAEKEQELLASQETVQVLQMKVRRLEHLLQLKNVRIDDLSRRLQQAERKQR; encoded by the exons ATGGCGGGCAGCGTGGACGAGGAGGCGTTGCACCAGCTGTACCTGTGGGTAGACAACATACCTCTGTCCCGGCCCAAGCGAAATCTCTCCAGGGATTTCAGTGATGGAG TCCTGGTCGCAGAAGTCATCAAGTTTTACTTCCCCAAGATGGTGGAGATGCACAATTATGTCCCTGCCAACTCTCTCCAACAGAAGCTCAGCAACTGGGGTCACCTAAACAG GAAAGTGCTGAACAAACTGAACTTCTCGGTACCAGAGGATGTGATGCGCAAGATCGCTCAATGCGCGCCGGGCGTGGTGGAGCTAGTACTGATTCCGCTGAGGCAGCGCCTGGAGGAACGCCAGAGGCGCAGGAAGCAGGGCACCAGCTCCTTACAG GAGCTGGCTCCCCAGGATGGCACTGGCTACATGGATGTGG GTTTGTCCCGGAAGGCCGGAGGGGAAGGTGCCCTGGACCCCCAGGGAGGGGGCCAGCTCAG GGAGGGCCGGTTGCCAGGGCCTCGGCCTCCAGGATATAGCCAGGCAGTGCAGGGCGACCCAAGCTTCGTCCTCCAGATCGCCGAAAAAGAGCAGGAGCTGTTGGCCTCTCAGGAGACTGTGCAG GTCCTGCAGATGAAGGTGAGGCGCTTGGAGCACTTGCTCCAGCTGAAGAACGTGCGCATCGACGACCTCTCGCGGCGGCTCCAGCAGGCAGAGCGTAAGCAGCGGTGA
- the SPEF1 gene encoding sperm flagellar protein 1 isoform X1 — MAGSVDEEALHQLYLWVDNIPLSRPKRNLSRDFSDGVLVAEVIKFYFPKMVEMHNYVPANSLQQKLSNWGHLNRKVLNKLNFSVPEDVMRKIAQCAPGVVELVLIPLRQRLEERQRRRKQGTSSLQELAPQDGTGYMDVGLSRKAGGEGALDPQGGGQLREGRLPGPRPPGYSQAVQGDPSFVLQIAEKEQELLASQETVQVLQMKVRRLEHLLQLKNVRIDDLSRRLQQAERKQRRMDRFPEPRSHVQRPGMLPKAAPSPRGSILMLPALGLERQCSRWVHTPRNRSKPSSEDSVVSIQASSLCSGLCRKLPQAAEGDPCPSRALTWDPDGGWGTQQLERKG; from the exons ATGGCGGGCAGCGTGGACGAGGAGGCGTTGCACCAGCTGTACCTGTGGGTAGACAACATACCTCTGTCCCGGCCCAAGCGAAATCTCTCCAGGGATTTCAGTGATGGAG TCCTGGTCGCAGAAGTCATCAAGTTTTACTTCCCCAAGATGGTGGAGATGCACAATTATGTCCCTGCCAACTCTCTCCAACAGAAGCTCAGCAACTGGGGTCACCTAAACAG GAAAGTGCTGAACAAACTGAACTTCTCGGTACCAGAGGATGTGATGCGCAAGATCGCTCAATGCGCGCCGGGCGTGGTGGAGCTAGTACTGATTCCGCTGAGGCAGCGCCTGGAGGAACGCCAGAGGCGCAGGAAGCAGGGCACCAGCTCCTTACAG GAGCTGGCTCCCCAGGATGGCACTGGCTACATGGATGTGG GTTTGTCCCGGAAGGCCGGAGGGGAAGGTGCCCTGGACCCCCAGGGAGGGGGCCAGCTCAG GGAGGGCCGGTTGCCAGGGCCTCGGCCTCCAGGATATAGCCAGGCAGTGCAGGGCGACCCAAGCTTCGTCCTCCAGATCGCCGAAAAAGAGCAGGAGCTGTTGGCCTCTCAGGAGACTGTGCAG GTCCTGCAGATGAAGGTGAGGCGCTTGGAGCACTTGCTCCAGCTGAAGAACGTGCGCATCGACGACCTCTCGCGGCGGCTCCAGCAGGCAGAGCGTAAGCAGCG GAGAATGGACCGCTTTCCAGAACCCAGGAGCCACGTGCAGAGACCTGGCATGCTCCCCAAAGCAGCGCCCAGCCCCAGGGGCTCCATCTTGAtgctccctgctctgggccttGAGAGGCAGTGCTCCCGCTGGGTCCACACTCCTAGAAACAGGTCCAAGCCCAGCTCTGAGGACAGCGTTGTCTCCATCCAGGCTAGTTCTCTGTGCTCTGGGCTGTGCAGGAAGCTGCCCCAGGCAGCTGAGGGAGACCCTTGCCCCTCTCGGGCACTCACCTGGGACCCAGATGGAGGCTGGGGAACACAGCAGCTGGAGAGGAAAGGATGA